TGCTAATGCGTTTAAGTTGTAACCTCCTTCTAAAACGGAAATTACCTTGCCCTTTGAGTAATGCTTTGCAATGTTCTTCACTATCCTTGTGAGCTCCCCAAAATCTTTTTCTGTCAGATTCATTCCCCCAAGAGGATCTAAATAATGAGCATCAAAGCCGGCCGAAATAAAGATCAGTTCTGGTTGGAATTGCTCCATAGCTTCAGCGAGGTCTTTTTGAAATGCATTCAAAACAGCAATGCGTGAAAGAGCGCCAGGAGAGATTGGCCGATTCATGATATTTCCTAATCCCTGATCTTCAACTCTACCGGTACCCGGAAAAAGGGGCCATTGATGGGTGCTAAAATAGAATACAGAAGGGTCATCAGCAAAAATTGCTTGAGTTCCGTTTCCATGGTGAACATCCCAATCCACGATAAGCACTTTATTAATTCTGTGTCGAATTAGCGCATGTTTTGCTGCAACGGCCACATTATTGAATAGGCAAAATCCCATTCCCTTATTCGAGCAGGCGTGGTGACCGGGGGGTCTGACCACACAAAAGGCTGTATCAATTTCGTTTTGCAAGATTTTATCCGTAGCTTCAATCACTCCACCTACTGCGAGTAATGCAATTTCTAATGATGAAGAACAAATTTGCACATCGCCTGTAGTTAAAGTGTAAGAACCATCGTTGATCAATAAATGTCTGCAGTGTTGAACATCATTCTGAATGATACTAACATATTCTGGCGTATGGCAAAGAAGAATATCTTCAATTTTTGCTAATTTAGGATGGATAATTTCTTCAGGAGAAAATAAATTTGCGTTTTTTAATGCCTCCTGAATTGCTAGGGTTCTTTCCGGAGTTTCGGGGTGGTTTTTCCCTGTGAGGTGCTCCTGGTACTTAGCGTCTAAAAC
The window above is part of the Chlamydiales bacterium STE3 genome. Proteins encoded here:
- a CDS encoding hypothetical protein (Product derived from UniProtKB/Swiss-Prot:P72702;Uncharacterized protein slr0245) produces the protein MKENLKCRFNIVLDAKYQEHLTGKNHPETPERTLAIQEALKNANLFSPEEIIHPKLAKIEDILLCHTPEYVSIIQNDVQHCRHLLINDGSYTLTTGDVQICSSSLEIALLAVGGVIEATDKILQNEIDTAFCVVRPPGHHACSNKGMGFCLFNNVAVAAKHALIRHRINKVLIVDWDVHHGNGTQAIFADDPSVFYFSTHQWPLFPGTGRVEDQGLGNIMNRPISPGALSRIAVLNAFQKDLAEAMEQFQPELIFISAGFDAHYLDPLGGMNLTEKDFGELTRIVKNIAKHYSKGKVISVLEGGYNLNALALSSLEHVKALREDI